A genomic stretch from Methylophilus medardicus includes:
- a CDS encoding MdtA/MuxA family multidrug efflux RND transporter periplasmic adaptor subunit, which produces MTYKKLILTSAIGLLLIGGGTWLWQKTHPPSAQAAAAVGREGGSSDKAGRHGGPGGGKRGGHGKWGDKPSPVTAATVKTADVPVTHTALGTAIPSAVVTVTSRVAGQLIQVGFQEGQLVKQGQLLAKIDPRPFETALAQIQGQAVRNQALLKNSQIDLERFKTLQAQDSIASQQVDAQASLVQQYQGTVQADHASVESAKLQLAFTNVTAPVSGRIGLRQVDNGNNITTTNPIAVINTIHPIHVVFNLPEDKISALIQQSQSTLGTRKLKVEAWDKSNTQRLATGVLASLDNQIDTTSGTLKLKAAFSNEDNRLFPNQFVNVKLFSETIPHASVIPLNALQHGPDGPFVYMIVADEHGDKVRLQPVTVGHTDGDIAAITHGLASGDRVVSSGIDKLKDNAKVRIKDPNRAFDKEAGTGRGAHPPRENDGAAQASPASTAPEASRPHRRRQAGGA; this is translated from the coding sequence ATGACTTATAAAAAACTCATTCTCACTAGCGCCATTGGTTTGCTTCTGATTGGCGGCGGCACTTGGCTTTGGCAAAAAACCCATCCGCCATCGGCGCAAGCGGCAGCAGCGGTTGGACGCGAAGGCGGCAGTTCGGATAAAGCTGGGCGTCACGGCGGCCCCGGTGGGGGCAAACGCGGTGGGCATGGCAAATGGGGGGATAAACCCTCGCCGGTCACCGCCGCTACTGTCAAGACGGCCGATGTTCCGGTGACGCATACGGCACTCGGCACGGCGATTCCCTCGGCAGTGGTGACCGTCACCAGCCGCGTGGCGGGCCAATTGATCCAAGTGGGTTTTCAAGAGGGCCAATTGGTCAAACAAGGCCAGTTACTCGCCAAGATTGATCCGCGTCCCTTTGAAACGGCCTTGGCACAAATTCAAGGCCAGGCAGTGCGTAACCAAGCCTTACTCAAAAACAGCCAGATCGATCTGGAGCGCTTTAAAACCTTGCAGGCACAAGATTCCATCGCCTCACAACAAGTCGATGCACAAGCTTCGTTGGTGCAACAATATCAAGGCACTGTTCAAGCGGACCATGCCTCGGTCGAGAGTGCAAAACTACAGCTGGCCTTTACCAATGTTACGGCGCCAGTGAGTGGCCGCATCGGTTTACGTCAAGTAGATAACGGCAACAACATCACCACCACGAACCCGATTGCTGTGATCAATACCATTCACCCTATTCATGTGGTATTTAACCTGCCTGAAGATAAAATCTCCGCGTTAATTCAGCAGAGCCAGTCCACCTTGGGGACACGCAAATTAAAAGTAGAGGCCTGGGATAAAAGTAATACACAACGACTCGCCACCGGCGTGCTGGCCAGCCTCGACAACCAGATTGACACCACCTCTGGCACCCTCAAACTGAAGGCGGCCTTTTCGAATGAGGATAACCGGCTGTTTCCAAACCAGTTTGTCAATGTCAAACTGTTTAGCGAAACAATTCCGCATGCCAGCGTGATTCCGTTAAATGCGTTGCAGCACGGCCCCGATGGCCCTTTTGTGTACATGATTGTTGCAGACGAGCATGGCGACAAGGTGCGCTTGCAACCGGTCACCGTCGGCCATACCGATGGTGATATTGCGGCCATCACCCACGGCTTAGCATCCGGTGACCGCGTGGTCAGTAGCGGCATAGATAAACTCAAAGACAATGCCAAAGTGCGCATCAAGGATCCAAACCGCGCATTTGACAAAGAAGCAGGCACTGGGCGTGGCGCGCATCCCCCACGCGAAAACGATGGCGCGGCGCAAGCCTCACCAGCGAGCACAGCACCTGAGGCTTCTCGTCCGCATCGTCGTCGCCAAGCCGGTGGCGCTTAG
- a CDS encoding cytochrome c codes for MERNLQKIKTQLDNPDTLSKDEVIVAANAIAAAANTGLGALYAPSRDKGEGWRKTRLKSAFFEKPEEAKKVALQFNLEANEFAKVAATGDVGQIKAKFGKLTQSCKSCHDSFREKDAK; via the coding sequence ATAGAAAGGAATCTCCAAAAAATAAAAACCCAACTCGACAACCCAGACACCTTGAGCAAAGACGAGGTCATCGTTGCCGCCAACGCGATTGCGGCCGCCGCAAATACAGGCTTAGGGGCACTTTATGCCCCGAGCAGGGACAAAGGAGAAGGCTGGCGTAAAACGCGACTGAAATCAGCGTTTTTTGAAAAACCAGAAGAGGCAAAAAAAGTGGCTTTACAGTTCAATCTAGAAGCGAACGAATTTGCTAAGGTCGCGGCCACTGGCGATGTTGGTCAGATCAAGGCGAAATTTGGCAAACTGACACAATCATGCAAGTCTTGCCATGACAGTTTCCGAGAAAAAGATGCAAAATAA
- a CDS encoding alpha/beta fold hydrolase: protein MTRKNIISAHWTNAVCRVNGLNIHYLRTGGNKPTLIALHDLTASGACWSQLARELEAHFDIIMPDARGHGQSSAPLHGYTYQDHANDVIELIRTLNIQSPYLLGHSMGGMTAAMVASRLGFAIEGIVLAEPNFISPEWQYQLDDREAVKQHRQLLRASKADLFTEAKLKNRYRSSELVEHLVQAKFRTNPRAFDVLVPPHPEFDELVRNIYVPTLLLLGNEGIVSTESARALHALNPDLQYQLIADAGHELPYDAPDRLATAIHAFCKPAVTNDQLYQASKRYSGYSASAN, encoded by the coding sequence ATGACACGTAAAAACATTATTTCAGCACACTGGACGAATGCAGTTTGCCGCGTAAACGGGCTCAATATTCACTATTTAAGAACGGGTGGCAACAAACCCACATTAATTGCACTGCATGACTTAACGGCAAGTGGTGCTTGCTGGTCGCAATTGGCCCGTGAACTCGAAGCACACTTCGACATCATCATGCCAGATGCGCGCGGCCATGGTCAGTCGAGTGCGCCACTGCATGGCTATACCTACCAAGACCATGCCAATGATGTCATCGAATTGATTAGAACACTCAACATTCAGTCGCCGTATCTGCTGGGGCATTCAATGGGTGGCATGACCGCAGCCATGGTTGCCAGTCGTTTGGGGTTTGCGATTGAGGGCATCGTGCTGGCCGAGCCCAACTTCATCAGCCCGGAGTGGCAATATCAGCTAGATGATCGTGAGGCGGTGAAACAGCATCGTCAGTTATTACGAGCCAGCAAAGCAGACTTATTCACCGAGGCCAAACTCAAAAACCGCTATCGCTCCTCTGAGCTTGTTGAACATCTGGTGCAAGCCAAATTCAGAACCAACCCGCGCGCTTTTGATGTGTTAGTTCCGCCACACCCCGAGTTTGATGAGTTGGTGCGTAATATCTATGTGCCAACCTTATTGCTGCTGGGTAACGAAGGCATTGTGTCGACTGAATCAGCACGTGCGCTGCATGCCCTCAACCCTGATCTGCAATATCAACTGATTGCGGACGCAGGCCATGAGCTGCCTTATGATGCGCCTGACCGTTTAGCCACAGCGATTCATGCATTTTGTAAACCGGCAGTCACCAACGACCAACTTTATCAGGCTAGCAAAAGGTACTCAGGGTATTCAGCAAGTGCCAATTAG
- a CDS encoding hemerythrin domain-containing protein, with the protein MTVIQKTLTKPSAPTKAQDATALLRADHKLVSGLFEDYQKASTKSMKKKLVNQICLELSVHAQVEEEIFYPAVKQALKDHEMVPEATVEHATLKSLIAQVEGVEPDGEMYDAKVKVLCEYVEHHVKEEQDEMFPKAKASKLDMMALGEQIATRKKELIAEKG; encoded by the coding sequence ATGACTGTTATACAAAAAACGCTTACCAAACCAAGTGCCCCTACGAAAGCGCAAGACGCAACAGCATTGTTGCGCGCTGACCACAAACTGGTTAGCGGCTTGTTTGAGGATTACCAAAAGGCCTCCACTAAAAGCATGAAAAAAAAGCTGGTGAATCAAATCTGCCTAGAACTCAGCGTGCATGCGCAAGTGGAGGAAGAGATTTTTTACCCCGCGGTGAAACAGGCGCTCAAAGACCATGAAATGGTGCCAGAGGCGACCGTAGAACATGCGACTTTGAAATCGCTCATTGCACAAGTGGAGGGCGTGGAGCCAGATGGCGAAATGTATGATGCGAAGGTAAAGGTACTTTGCGAGTATGTTGAGCATCACGTGAAAGAAGAGCAGGATGAAATGTTCCCCAAAGCCAAAGCTTCTAAACTCGACATGATGGCATTGGGTGAGCAGATTGCAACGCGTAAAAAAGAGCTCATTGCAGAAAAAGGCTAA
- a CDS encoding LON peptidase substrate-binding domain-containing protein, whose protein sequence is MESYQLPLFPLNVVVCPKGLMNLRIFEARYLDMIKACLREQTGFAIVAAQPDTQSDQSSHLPFASVGTVLEILDADVTTVGIIMVSCRGTRRIHINGFTVQADGLVMGNVSDIENDLQVPIPDDLKSVSEHLQHLIESLPLQGIAESDIPILKPYEYNDAAWVSNRWVELLDLPLIQKQRLMQMDSPIVRLELIHDALNLNAKKFN, encoded by the coding sequence ATGGAATCCTATCAATTACCGCTTTTTCCGCTCAACGTAGTGGTTTGCCCTAAAGGGCTGATGAATCTGCGTATATTTGAGGCGAGGTATTTAGACATGATCAAAGCCTGCCTTCGGGAACAAACAGGGTTTGCAATTGTGGCTGCGCAGCCAGATACCCAGTCAGATCAATCGAGCCATTTGCCCTTTGCAAGCGTGGGGACTGTGTTAGAGATTTTAGATGCGGATGTGACAACTGTCGGGATTATTATGGTGAGCTGTCGCGGAACCCGCAGGATTCATATCAATGGGTTTACTGTTCAAGCTGATGGTCTTGTCATGGGCAACGTTTCGGATATTGAAAACGATTTGCAGGTCCCGATCCCTGATGATTTGAAAAGTGTTAGTGAACACCTGCAACATCTGATTGAGTCGTTGCCTTTGCAAGGGATAGCAGAAAGCGATATTCCGATTCTTAAGCCTTATGAATACAACGATGCGGCATGGGTTTCAAATAGATGGGTTGAATTACTTGATTTGCCGCTCATTCAGAAGCAACGCTTGATGCAGATGGATAGCCCAATTGTGAGATTAGAGCTGATTCATGATGCATTAAATTTAAACGCAAAAAAGTTTAACTGA
- a CDS encoding DUF4398 domain-containing protein encodes MAHAIPLPTAKPSNRIGLASLFSALLLVGGCASTPQPPTLALHAAEQAIAGAERANVADYASVELSAARDKLSAAKSAVQAEKMVLAQRLAQEARADAELASARAEVAKARVVNEQMQKGTDTLKLEMKRKTGEQK; translated from the coding sequence ATGGCACACGCGATCCCTTTACCCACGGCAAAACCAAGCAACCGCATCGGCTTAGCCTCTTTATTCAGTGCATTATTGTTAGTGGGTGGCTGCGCCTCAACGCCCCAGCCGCCAACATTGGCTTTGCATGCGGCCGAACAAGCCATTGCCGGTGCAGAGCGCGCCAATGTGGCCGATTATGCTTCTGTTGAATTAAGCGCAGCGCGCGACAAACTCTCGGCAGCCAAAAGCGCAGTGCAGGCCGAAAAAATGGTCCTCGCTCAGCGACTCGCCCAAGAGGCCAGAGCGGATGCTGAATTGGCTTCCGCGCGCGCCGAAGTGGCTAAAGCGCGTGTGGTCAACGAGCAAATGCAAAAAGGTACCGATACCCTCAAGCTTGAAATGAAACGTAAGACTGGAGAACAAAAATGA
- a CDS encoding molybdopterin-containing oxidoreductase family protein → MNNVAEVIQTFHGGCPHDCPDTCSMQFHVKNGELISVSGNPDHPMTRGGLCVKLKDYEKRHYHPDRLLYPMKRVGPKGTKQFERISWDEALDTIVDRWQALIKADGPRAILPVSYLGNQGLVHGLNGGDAFFNRLGATVCERTFCGEGSCTAWLLTVGPTAGVDPESFIHANFIVIWACNSVSTNLHHWHIIKEAQKRGAKVVVVDSFASKTAKEADWHIAPKPGTDGALAMAMMNVIIEEGLVDQDYVDQYTVGYSELAERAKACTPEWAADITGVPAEQIRLFAREYATTPPAAIRIGVALERSYGGSQAIRAVTSLPALIGAWRHVGGGALQFPVWEHPYKFDVICRPDLIPEGTPVVNILQLGRALLGETPLAVPIKSIMVWNTNPVTQSPETDKVIEGLKREDLFTVVAEHFISDTAAYADILLPAAMGAEQEDMILSWGHLYLTYNTKCIDPPGEALANNEIFRRLAQRLGFEEDNFKWSDSECLQHYVDWDAAACKGIDLNYMREHGFARLNVGTKDDRAPHRQGNFPTPTGKCMFMVEGAKNFVAGPFRQMYEGFQPGEDLDPLPAYVPSRETVESNGALAARFPLNIISPKSHGFINSSYANMASKIRVQGEQYLMINPLDALARNIEDGVMVKTYNDRGAFEAVARVTTDVNPGIVVATLGYWRQLNKGTVNCISSAEYGDMGHSNTFSDNLVEVALV, encoded by the coding sequence ATGAATAATGTTGCAGAGGTCATTCAAACGTTTCATGGTGGTTGTCCTCATGATTGTCCCGATACCTGCTCAATGCAGTTTCATGTCAAAAATGGTGAGTTGATATCGGTCTCAGGCAACCCTGACCATCCGATGACACGCGGTGGCTTGTGCGTGAAATTAAAGGATTACGAAAAGCGGCATTATCATCCAGATCGTCTTCTTTATCCCATGAAGCGGGTAGGGCCCAAAGGGACTAAACAGTTTGAGCGCATCTCCTGGGATGAGGCCTTGGATACCATTGTTGATCGTTGGCAAGCGCTGATTAAGGCGGATGGCCCGCGTGCCATATTGCCTGTCAGTTATTTGGGGAATCAGGGGCTGGTGCATGGGCTCAATGGCGGGGATGCTTTTTTTAACAGACTCGGCGCCACCGTCTGCGAAAGGACCTTCTGTGGTGAAGGCTCTTGTACTGCTTGGTTGCTGACTGTCGGGCCAACCGCCGGTGTGGATCCTGAAAGTTTCATTCATGCCAATTTCATTGTCATCTGGGCCTGCAACTCGGTCTCAACCAATCTTCATCACTGGCACATTATTAAAGAGGCGCAAAAACGCGGCGCCAAGGTGGTGGTGGTCGATTCATTTGCTTCTAAAACGGCCAAAGAAGCCGATTGGCATATTGCGCCTAAGCCCGGCACCGATGGCGCACTGGCCATGGCGATGATGAATGTCATCATTGAAGAGGGGTTAGTCGACCAAGATTATGTTGATCAATATACCGTGGGCTATAGCGAACTGGCAGAAAGAGCCAAAGCGTGTACGCCAGAATGGGCGGCTGACATTACCGGCGTCCCCGCGGAACAGATTCGCTTATTTGCCCGTGAATATGCCACGACACCGCCAGCAGCTATTCGCATCGGTGTGGCACTCGAACGTAGTTATGGCGGCAGTCAGGCGATCCGCGCCGTCACCTCCTTGCCCGCCCTCATCGGAGCCTGGCGCCATGTCGGCGGCGGCGCGTTACAATTTCCAGTGTGGGAGCATCCCTATAAGTTTGATGTGATTTGCCGGCCAGACCTCATTCCCGAAGGAACGCCCGTGGTGAATATCCTGCAATTGGGGAGAGCGCTCCTTGGCGAAACACCTTTAGCGGTGCCGATTAAATCGATCATGGTGTGGAACACCAATCCAGTCACGCAATCGCCTGAAACCGACAAGGTGATCGAGGGATTAAAGCGCGAAGACCTGTTCACCGTGGTGGCCGAGCATTTCATTTCAGACACGGCCGCTTATGCAGATATTCTGTTGCCAGCCGCCATGGGCGCAGAACAAGAGGACATGATCTTATCGTGGGGTCACTTATATCTCACATACAACACCAAATGCATAGATCCACCCGGAGAAGCTCTGGCCAATAATGAAATATTCCGCCGCTTAGCCCAACGTTTGGGCTTTGAAGAAGACAATTTTAAATGGAGCGACAGCGAATGTCTGCAGCACTATGTCGACTGGGACGCAGCCGCCTGCAAGGGTATAGATCTCAACTATATGCGTGAGCATGGCTTTGCCCGATTGAATGTCGGCACAAAAGACGACCGTGCCCCGCACCGGCAAGGCAACTTCCCCACCCCGACCGGGAAATGCATGTTCATGGTAGAAGGCGCTAAGAACTTCGTAGCAGGCCCCTTCAGGCAGATGTATGAAGGTTTTCAACCGGGCGAAGATCTCGACCCACTCCCGGCCTACGTGCCAAGTCGAGAGACGGTAGAGTCCAATGGTGCGCTCGCGGCTCGGTTCCCACTCAACATCATCTCTCCAAAAAGCCATGGTTTCATCAACTCATCCTACGCAAACATGGCATCCAAAATCCGTGTGCAAGGCGAGCAATACCTGATGATCAATCCATTAGATGCACTCGCACGCAACATCGAAGATGGCGTCATGGTCAAGACCTACAACGACAGGGGGGCTTTTGAAGCCGTCGCCCGCGTCACTACCGACGTCAATCCCGGCATCGTGGTCGCCACCTTGGGCTATTGGCGGCAACTCAACAAAGGCACCGTCAATTGCATCAGCTCGGCCGAATATGGAGACATGGGCCACTCAAATACTTTTAGCGATAATCTGGTTGAAGTCGCGCTAGTGTGA
- a CDS encoding OmpA family protein, translating into MKTTMQRPGVLIATALASLFLVACAAKPVQPEVVNNARIKLTKLQADQPLASQAPVAIKDAEDALRAAEASSGDKERTAHLMYLAESKVDTAQALAESRQLVVQRTALSQQRESARLDSRTQEADAARSNADAARIQALAAQKEADNARSRAEAERMKTLAAQQDTANAQQTAAAAQQKSDDLQLQIAALNAKPTERGLVVTLGDVLFDTDKSVLKSGAATNLAKLATFLNQYPDRSVIIEGHTDTVGNADYNQALSQRRADAVKGWLMKQGVASDRVVTAGKGEVSPVAGNDSASGRQLNRRVEVIIENPRTPAN; encoded by the coding sequence ATGAAAACAACAATGCAGCGACCTGGCGTGTTGATCGCGACTGCACTGGCATCGCTCTTTTTGGTGGCCTGTGCCGCCAAGCCCGTTCAACCAGAGGTGGTAAACAATGCACGTATCAAGTTGACCAAGTTGCAGGCTGATCAGCCACTCGCTAGTCAAGCGCCCGTGGCGATCAAGGATGCAGAAGACGCATTACGTGCGGCAGAGGCATCCTCAGGGGACAAAGAAAGAACGGCACATCTGATGTATCTTGCCGAAAGCAAGGTGGATACCGCACAAGCCTTGGCCGAAAGTCGGCAGTTAGTTGTGCAGCGCACGGCATTGAGCCAGCAACGCGAGAGTGCACGCCTTGATTCACGCACACAAGAAGCTGATGCGGCCCGCAGTAATGCGGATGCTGCGCGTATACAGGCATTAGCGGCGCAAAAAGAGGCCGATAACGCCCGCAGCCGTGCCGAAGCTGAACGCATGAAAACACTGGCTGCGCAACAGGACACTGCCAATGCGCAACAGACGGCAGCCGCCGCCCAGCAGAAGTCCGATGATTTGCAACTGCAGATTGCCGCGCTCAATGCAAAACCCACCGAGCGCGGTCTGGTTGTCACGCTCGGCGACGTGCTGTTTGATACAGACAAATCGGTACTCAAAAGTGGCGCAGCCACCAACCTTGCCAAACTCGCGACGTTCCTCAATCAATATCCAGACCGTTCCGTGATTATCGAAGGCCACACCGATACGGTGGGTAACGCCGACTACAATCAGGCTTTATCGCAACGTCGCGCTGATGCCGTCAAAGGTTGGCTGATGAAGCAAGGGGTGGCTTCAGATCGCGTTGTGACCGCTGGCAAGGGTGAAGTTTCTCCTGTTGCCGGCAACGACAGCGCATCCGGGCGCCAGTTGAACCGCCGCGTGGAAGTGATCATTGAGAACCCTCGCACGCCTGCAAATTAA
- a CDS encoding LexA family protein has protein sequence MTLNDKQNGGKRPGSGRKVGSGLYRENTTVMRVPDSQKPIILSFLDAYAKKQRLDEIANHLDRVGEFTQLAQASEALHLPLYQSKVPAGLPAPADSDEASRMDPNGYLIDDPSSTFFVTIQGESMIEAGLIPGDKAIVNKKKQAAIGDIVLAMVDGAFTIKILAKQKNGDPKLLPANSSGQYAPILIQGQMQFSVWGVVTGSFRRF, from the coding sequence ATGACGCTGAATGACAAACAAAATGGTGGTAAAAGACCCGGCTCCGGCCGCAAGGTTGGCTCAGGGCTTTATCGGGAAAATACGACGGTCATGCGTGTGCCAGACAGTCAAAAGCCGATCATTCTTAGTTTTCTCGACGCTTATGCCAAAAAGCAGCGCTTAGATGAAATTGCCAATCATCTAGATAGGGTGGGGGAGTTTACCCAACTTGCACAGGCGTCTGAGGCCTTACATTTACCTTTGTATCAATCCAAAGTGCCGGCTGGTTTGCCGGCGCCAGCCGACAGTGACGAAGCGTCGCGGATGGACCCGAACGGCTATCTGATTGATGACCCGTCTAGTACTTTTTTTGTCACTATTCAGGGCGAATCGATGATTGAGGCAGGGTTGATCCCGGGTGACAAAGCGATTGTGAATAAAAAGAAACAGGCCGCGATCGGCGATATCGTGCTGGCAATGGTGGATGGCGCGTTCACCATCAAAATATTAGCGAAACAGAAAAATGGCGATCCGAAACTGTTGCCTGCCAACAGCTCGGGTCAATATGCTCCCATCCTTATTCAGGGCCAGATGCAATTTTCGGTCTGGGGTGTGGTCACTGGATCTTTCAGAAGGTTTTAA
- a CDS encoding catalase gives MSNDQASKSKASATDQDVQLGTGGELHQMANGEHALLTTNQGLPISDNQNSLKASPLGPTLLEDFILREKITHFDHERIPERIVHARGSGAHGYFELTHSLEKYTTAKILTELGEKTPLFTRISTVAGGSGSVDTPRDVRGFATKFYTKEGNWDLVGNNVPVFFIQDAIKFPDLVHAIKMEPDRGFPQAATAHDTFWDYISLTPESMHMIMWIMSDRTIPRSLRMIEGFGVHSFRLINSQGESTFVKFHWRPQLGLQSMVWDEAVKTAGADPDFMRRDLFEAIESGNFPAWDLAVQLFTEEEAAQFPFDHLDATKLIPEELVPLRVIGHMVLDRWPNNFFAETEQVAFCPSHVVPGIDFSNDPLLQGRLFSYLDTQLSRLGSPNFNQIPINAPKCPFANHQRDGHMQMQQPVGRVAYEPNTLSNTSPRETPQGFRTAALDENGVKGRVRPESFADHYSQAKQFFISQHSHEQSHIASALIFELSKVEHVYIREAIVGHLRNISEDLASQVANGLGLQQLPAPYPSAVRAQDLPPSPALQIIGKMKNTLQGRAIGILIADGSDAHTIHAIKTVAKKSGATVKIVAPKIGDATLSDGAMLKVDGQLAGTPSMMFDAVAIVLTSDAANALLEDGAARDFVNDAYRHLKAIATDVGGEKLLNMPNISFNVNGDALSTVDAFIDAAKTRFWDREK, from the coding sequence ATGAGTAACGATCAAGCTTCGAAAAGTAAAGCCTCGGCAACCGACCAAGATGTACAGTTAGGGACAGGCGGCGAGTTGCATCAAATGGCAAATGGTGAGCATGCATTGTTGACCACCAATCAAGGTTTGCCGATTTCTGACAATCAAAATTCTTTAAAAGCCAGCCCTTTGGGACCTACCTTACTAGAAGACTTTATTTTACGAGAAAAAATAACGCACTTTGACCATGAGCGGATTCCAGAGCGGATTGTGCATGCACGCGGCTCCGGCGCGCATGGTTACTTTGAACTGACACACTCCTTAGAAAAATATACCACAGCAAAAATTTTGACTGAGCTGGGCGAAAAAACGCCGCTGTTTACGCGGATTTCTACTGTGGCGGGTGGTTCTGGCTCGGTGGATACGCCGCGAGATGTGCGTGGCTTTGCAACCAAGTTTTATACCAAAGAAGGCAATTGGGACTTGGTTGGCAATAATGTGCCGGTATTTTTTATTCAAGACGCGATTAAATTTCCAGACTTGGTGCATGCCATCAAAATGGAGCCAGACCGTGGGTTTCCACAAGCAGCCACGGCGCATGATACTTTTTGGGATTATATTTCGCTCACGCCCGAATCCATGCACATGATCATGTGGATTATGTCTGACCGCACCATTCCGCGGTCGTTACGCATGATTGAAGGGTTTGGTGTGCACAGCTTTCGTTTAATCAATAGTCAAGGCGAATCCACCTTTGTGAAGTTTCATTGGCGGCCGCAATTAGGTTTGCAATCGATGGTGTGGGATGAAGCCGTGAAGACCGCTGGCGCGGACCCAGACTTTATGCGCCGTGACCTGTTTGAGGCGATTGAATCTGGCAATTTCCCTGCATGGGACTTAGCCGTTCAATTGTTTACCGAGGAGGAAGCCGCACAATTTCCGTTTGATCATCTAGACGCCACCAAGTTGATCCCCGAAGAGCTGGTGCCTTTGCGAGTGATTGGCCACATGGTGCTAGACCGCTGGCCAAACAATTTTTTTGCAGAGACCGAGCAAGTGGCTTTTTGCCCCTCACACGTGGTGCCAGGCATTGATTTTTCAAACGATCCATTGTTGCAAGGGCGCTTATTTTCTTATCTTGATACGCAGCTCTCGCGCTTGGGTTCGCCGAATTTTAATCAGATTCCAATCAACGCGCCAAAGTGCCCATTTGCCAATCACCAACGTGACGGCCATATGCAAATGCAACAACCCGTCGGCCGAGTGGCTTATGAGCCCAACACACTCTCTAACACCTCGCCCCGCGAAACACCGCAAGGTTTCCGCACAGCCGCTTTGGATGAAAACGGTGTGAAAGGCCGCGTTCGCCCTGAAAGCTTTGCTGACCATTACAGCCAAGCTAAGCAATTTTTTATCAGCCAACATAGCCATGAGCAATCGCACATTGCATCGGCTTTAATCTTCGAACTCTCAAAAGTGGAACATGTATACATCAGAGAAGCGATTGTCGGACATTTAAGAAATATTTCAGAGGATTTAGCCAGCCAGGTAGCGAATGGCTTGGGCTTGCAACAATTACCGGCGCCCTACCCATCGGCCGTGCGTGCACAAGATTTGCCGCCCTCACCCGCCCTTCAAATCATCGGCAAAATGAAAAATACGCTGCAAGGTCGCGCAATCGGCATACTCATCGCCGATGGTTCAGATGCACACACCATTCATGCGATTAAAACCGTTGCCAAAAAATCGGGGGCAACCGTAAAAATTGTCGCCCCTAAAATTGGCGATGCCACTTTAAGTGATGGTGCGATGCTCAAAGTAGATGGTCAGCTCGCGGGCACGCCATCGATGATGTTTGACGCCGTTGCGATTGTTCTGACAAGTGATGCTGCAAATGCACTATTGGAGGATGGCGCTGCAAGAGACTTTGTGAACGATGCTTACAGACACCTAAAAGCGATTGCCACAGATGTAGGTGGCGAAAAACTGCTCAACATGCCGAATATCAGCTTTAACGTGAATGGCGATGCGCTTTCAACAGTAGACGCCTTTATCGACGCTGCTAAAACGCGCTTTTGGGACAGAGAAAAATAA